The Amycolatopsis nigrescens CSC17Ta-90 genomic interval GTGCACCAGCGCGGAGAGCAGATCGTCCGCCGGCCGCTCGCGTTTGGCCTGCACCAGCCCGGTCAGGTACCGCGTCATCTCCCTGGCGGCCGCCGGCCGGTCCCGGCTGTCTGCGGTGAGCAGGGTGATGATCCAGCCCCGGAACTCGTCGCGGTCGGCGAACGGGACGCCGAGCAGTTCGCAGATCACCGTGGTCGGCAGCGGCACGGCGAACGCTTCCATCAGGTCCACCTCGTCGCGGGCGGCCATGTCGTCGAGCAGCCCGGCGGTGATCTCTTCGATCCGGGGCCGCAGCTTCTCCGTCGCACCGGGGGTGAAGGCCTTGTTCACCAGCTTGCGCAGCCGGGTGTGGTCGGGTGGATCGGCGTTGAGCATGTTGTTGGTCAGCGACTGGCCGGCGTTGGAGACCGCCCGCCCGTGTTCGCTGAGCAGCTTCTCGGAACCCGCCACGGCTTTGCGCAGCCGCGGGTCGGCCAGTGCCGCCCTGCTCTCGGCGTAACCGGTGATCACCCAGCCGGGCAGCCCGGTGGGATACTGGAGCCGGTGCACGCTCCCGCGCTCACGCAGCCGCCGGTAGACCCGGTGCGGGTCGGCGAAGAACTCGTCGTCCAGCACCTCGGATTCGTCACCCATCGAGCCCTCCCGCGCGCCGTCACTCACCACTCACCGCCATCCCACGGTAGCCGCTATCTCGCCCCTCGTCCGCCCACCCGAGTCCCACACTGCCACCCGCCGAGTCGACCATTCACGCCCGGCGAGTCGACCCTTCGGGCCGGGCGAGTCCCTCGTTGGCGCAACGCGAGTGGCCACCCCAGGGGGATTCGCAGGGATCCATGTCACCCGCCCGGCCGGGCGAACAAGGGCTATTCCAGCCGCGCCAACCGGCAGCATCTGGCCCGGCGCGGCATCAGGGGTTGTTTCGCTAATGGCAGCGTGATGGCACGTGGTTGCGGATCATGGCATCGGCCGTTCGCGCAGCGGGCTGACCACCAAGTTGCACCTGGCGTGTGAGCAGGGGCAGATACCGTTGGCGTTGGTGATCACATCGGGCTAGTGGGCCGATTCGCCGCAGTTCACAGTGGTGTTGGAGCGTATCCGGGTGTCGTGTTCGGCGGGCTGGGACGTCTCCGGACCCGGCCGGTGATCGTGCGGGGCGACAAGGCTTACGGCGGTCGGGCGGCGAACCGGGACTACGACCGACTCGCACGCAAATACCTCGGCGCACTCCACTCCGCCAGCACACTCGCCTGGTTCACATGATCCGCCTGAAACTTCACTAGAAGGGTGGTGGCTCGTCGGCGATTTTCGGAGGGGGCGGGTCGAGAAGTGGCTCCGGTCTGGTTGAGTAGGTGCGGCCGGTCGGAGTCGTGACCGTTAAATCGGCCGTTTCAGGGTCGAACTCGAAGGTCCAGCCTGGCTCATCCTTCAGGCCATGGTGGTAGCGGCAGAGGCAGCACAGATTGTGTTCGCAGGTGTCCCCGTTTTGCGACCATGCGGTGCAGTGGTCGGCATCGCAACGTTGGGCCGGGCGGTTGCAGCCGGGGGCTCGGCAGGTGCGATCCCGGACCCGGACGAGTTCGGCGAGGGCTGCGGGTGGGCGGTATCTCTTGCGGCCGATGTCGCGGACAGTGCCCGTTACCGGATCGGTCAACACTTTCCGCCAGACACTGTTGGGCTGGTTCATGATCTGACGACCCACCTCCGCCGGGATCGGACCATGACCGACCAGTTCGCAGCCGTCGTCGCGGATACCCAGCGCGGTGTCGAGCGGGATATGGATGAACACCTGGGCCGCCAAGCCCTCCCAGCCTTTGCCGAGGAGCAACTCCGCGAGCACATCGGCTCGAAGTTGGTCCATCGTGCGGGTTTCCTCGCCGACCCGGAGCTTGCGGGCGAGCATGTCGATCCGGGCATAGACGGCGGTCGCGATCTCAGCCGGGAGGTACGCCCAGAGTGAGGCCATCGCATCCGGCTCGTGGTGCAACTCGACGCGGCGCTGCTTGCGACGGGCTTCGGCCCGCGCCCGCTGCCCCTCCGGATCGAGACTCGCCACCACCCGAGTGACCGTTTTCCGCCAGTTACTCGGATTCTTCTCACCGATCCGTGACGACAGAATCTCATCCGCTCGACGAGCTAATTCATCCGACAGTACCGCCACCCCATCAAAGGCTTGACGAGCCTTGTCGATATCCAGCTCACCGGCGACCATCGCCGCCAACAGACACGGCATCCGCGACACCAACGCATCGGCCAACGCCACCCGGGTCGCGGTCGTGTCACGGGACAACCGCAACTCCGGCGCCAACTCATCCGCCACCCACCGCGCCCCACCACGAGCACGGCTGACCTGCGCGATCGCCCGGGCCTGGATCGCCTGCGCACGACAGATCACCCGCCGCGCCGAGATCACCACCCCCACCGCCTGCGACGGATCGAGGTGCTCGATCGTCGACTCACGCAAACCGAACAACCACTCCGGCGAAAGCGCACCAAAATCAACCTTCGGAGCCATCCGCAAAAGAACACAGGACACCAGAACCTCCTCAGTTCTGAATACCCCTCCACAATACCGCCGCCCCACGACAAAAAACGCCCACAACCAAACACGAAAGAGGGAAAGAAAGTCGTACGCGCTGAGGGGGAAACCAGCTCCGGTGTGCTGGGACAGGTCGACATCGAAACCAAAGCTTGGCAAGCAGACGAAGTGCTTGTCCTGGAAGGAGATTCCGATACCGAACCGCACCCGAACATGGTCGCACTGTGGTGATACAGCAGGCGGGTCGGTATCCGCACCGGGGCGCCACAACCCGCATAACGTCCTTCACGCGAAAGCGCCGGGTCTGGTCGAAGAAAACCGTACCCCTCGACCGGGCAGATTCAGGAACGGACGTACAACGCCGACCGGCCCGCATATCGCGCTTGCGCGCCCAGCTCCTCCTCGATGCGGATGAGCTGGTTGTACTTGGCCGTGCGGTCCGAACGGGACAACGAGCCGGTTTTGATCTGGCCGCAGCCGGTGGCGACCGCCAGATCCGCGATGGTGGTGTCCTCGGTTTCGCCGGAACGGTGCGACATGACCACCGTGTAGCCGGCCTTGTGCGCGGTGTCCACCGTGGTGAGGGTCTCGGTGAGCGAACCGATCTGGTTCACCTTCACCAGGATCGAGTTGGCGACACCGTCCCGGATGCCGTCGTTGAGCCGGTCGACATTGGTGCAGAACACATCGTCGCCGGTGAGCTGGCACTTGTCGCCAAGCAACCGCATCAGCAGCTTCCAGCCCTCGAAGTCGTCCTCCGCCATGGGGTCTTCGATCGACGCGATCGGGTATCGAGAGACCAGGTCCGCGAGGTACTGCGCGTGCTCCTCGATCGACCGCTTCGTGCCCTCGCCCGCGTAGTCGTAGACCCCGTCACTGAAGAATTCGGACGTAGCCGGGTCCATGACCAGGGAGATCTCCGCACCGGGTGTGTAACCGGACTTCTCGATGGCATCGACGACGAACTGCAGCGCCTCGTCGGAGGTGCGGAGGTCGGGAGCGAAGCCGCCTTCATCGCCCACGCCGGTGCTGTGGCCGGCATCCGACAGCGCCTTGCGCAGAGTGTGGAAGACCTCGGACCCCATGCGCACGGCCTCGAAGAAGTTCTCCGCTCCGATCGGCGCGATCATGAACTCCTGGAAGTCCAGTGCGTTGTTCGCGTGCGCTCCACCGTTGATGATGTTCATCATCGGTACGGGCAGCAGTCGGGCGTTCGCCCCGCCGACGTAGCGGTACAGCGGTACCTGGTGCGCCGCGGCCGCGGCTTTCACCGTGGCCAGCGAGACACCGAGAATCGCGTTGGCTCCCAGCTTCCCCTTGTTGGGCGTGCCGTCGAGCGAAATCATCACCTCGTCAACCAGCGCCTGGTTCTCCGCTTCGACTCCCACCAAGGAGTCCGCTATGACACTGTTGACCGCTTCGACC includes:
- a CDS encoding cytochrome P450 family protein is translated as MGDESEVLDDEFFADPHRVYRRLRERGSVHRLQYPTGLPGWVITGYAESRAALADPRLRKAVAGSEKLLSEHGRAVSNAGQSLTNNMLNADPPDHTRLRKLVNKAFTPGATEKLRPRIEEITAGLLDDMAARDEVDLMEAFAVPLPTTVICELLGVPFADRDEFRGWIITLLTADSRDRPAAAREMTRYLTGLVQAKRERPADDLLSALVHARDEDDRLSERELVSTAFLLLVAGHETTVNLIGNGMHALLCDEKQLDALLADPALIPAAVEEFLRYDGPVNLATTRYTGEPVVIDGTEIPAGEFVHIALTSANRDPAKFDEPDRLDFDRESAGHVAFGHGIHYCVGAPLARMEAEIAFSALLRRFPRLRPAGPATAPHWLSSGRIRGLTALPVLLNGS
- a CDS encoding HNH endonuclease signature motif containing protein; this translates as MAPKVDFGALSPEWLFGLRESTIEHLDPSQAVGVVISARRVICRAQAIQARAIAQVSRARGGARWVADELAPELRLSRDTTATRVALADALVSRMPCLLAAMVAGELDIDKARQAFDGVAVLSDELARRADEILSSRIGEKNPSNWRKTVTRVVASLDPEGQRARAEARRKQRRVELHHEPDAMASLWAYLPAEIATAVYARIDMLARKLRVGEETRTMDQLRADVLAELLLGKGWEGLAAQVFIHIPLDTALGIRDDGCELVGHGPIPAEVGRQIMNQPNSVWRKVLTDPVTGTVRDIGRKRYRPPAALAELVRVRDRTCRAPGCNRPAQRCDADHCTAWSQNGDTCEHNLCCLCRYHHGLKDEPGWTFEFDPETADLTVTTPTGRTYSTRPEPLLDPPPPKIADEPPPF
- the eno gene encoding phosphopyruvate hydratase, translating into MTAITRVVGREVLDSRGNPTVEVDVLLEDGSMGRAAVPSGASTGANEAVELRDGEASRFHGKGVRKAVEAVNSVIADSLVGVEAENQALVDEVMISLDGTPNKGKLGANAILGVSLATVKAAAAAHQVPLYRYVGGANARLLPVPMMNIINGGAHANNALDFQEFMIAPIGAENFFEAVRMGSEVFHTLRKALSDAGHSTGVGDEGGFAPDLRTSDEALQFVVDAIEKSGYTPGAEISLVMDPATSEFFSDGVYDYAGEGTKRSIEEHAQYLADLVSRYPIASIEDPMAEDDFEGWKLLMRLLGDKCQLTGDDVFCTNVDRLNDGIRDGVANSILVKVNQIGSLTETLTTVDTAHKAGYTVVMSHRSGETEDTTIADLAVATGCGQIKTGSLSRSDRTAKYNQLIRIEEELGAQARYAGRSALYVRS